A genomic stretch from Halorhodospira halophila SL1 includes:
- the nagZ gene encoding beta-N-acetylhexosaminidase produces the protein MLGPLMIGIAGGELPAQARELLRHPAVGGVVLFTRNFKNTQQLHDLTQSIHAVREPPLLVAVDQEGGRVQRFREGFTPLPAASWFGRLYDLDPDQARQSAHRAGWVMAAELRACGVDLSFAPVLDLDGGVSHVIGSRALHREPAAVARLGHAWMRGMRQAGMAAVGKHFPGHGSVEADSHVALPCDDRSLAEIARRDLVPFQRLAASGLPGVMAAHLVVPDVDDRPAGFSPRWIGDILRRRVGFLGAVFSDDLGMRGAETAGTMFDRVDACLGAGCDVALVCDPAEAEALLGEASGDRWLDPTSALRLVRMHGRPAPGWPELRADGAYQTAVCELTEGVPGFGAPG, from the coding sequence ATGCTGGGCCCGCTCATGATTGGAATCGCGGGGGGTGAACTCCCAGCGCAGGCGCGAGAGCTCCTGCGGCATCCGGCCGTCGGTGGGGTCGTTCTCTTCACGCGTAACTTTAAAAATACGCAGCAGCTTCATGATCTGACACAGTCCATTCACGCCGTGCGTGAGCCGCCCCTGCTGGTCGCTGTCGATCAGGAGGGCGGCCGCGTGCAGCGCTTTCGGGAGGGCTTCACCCCGCTGCCCGCCGCTTCCTGGTTCGGTCGATTGTACGATCTCGATCCCGATCAGGCCCGGCAGAGTGCGCACCGGGCGGGGTGGGTGATGGCCGCGGAACTGCGCGCCTGCGGGGTGGATCTGAGTTTCGCGCCGGTTTTGGATCTCGATGGGGGGGTGAGCCACGTGATCGGTTCTCGCGCCCTGCACCGTGAGCCGGCCGCGGTGGCGCGGCTCGGTCACGCCTGGATGCGCGGCATGCGTCAGGCGGGGATGGCGGCGGTAGGCAAGCACTTCCCGGGGCACGGTTCGGTCGAGGCCGACAGCCACGTGGCCTTGCCCTGCGATGACCGTTCACTGGCAGAGATCGCGCGTCGGGATCTGGTACCCTTTCAGCGCTTGGCGGCCTCGGGACTCCCAGGGGTCATGGCTGCGCACCTGGTCGTCCCCGATGTCGACGACCGGCCGGCCGGTTTCTCCCCACGCTGGATCGGTGACATCCTGCGCCGCCGGGTCGGCTTCCTCGGTGCGGTCTTCAGTGATGACCTCGGCATGCGCGGGGCGGAGACCGCCGGTACCATGTTCGACCGGGTGGATGCGTGCCTGGGGGCGGGCTGCGATGTGGCGCTGGTCTGCGATCCGGCCGAGGCCGAGGCGCTGCTCGGCGAGGCGTCCGGGGATCGCTGGCTGGATCCCACGTCGGCGCTGCGTCTGGTACGCATGCACGGCCGACCGGCGCCCGGGTGGCCCGAGTTACGGGCGGACGGCGCCTACCAGACAGCGGTCTGCGAATTGACCGAGGGCGTTCCCGGGTTCGGGGCGCCGGGGTGA
- the recD gene encoding exodeoxyribonuclease V subunit alpha yields the protein MSVRVDQEAILRWLREAEALGWLRPLDGALAEFLREQVPDAPPLLLLAAALTSHQAGRGHVCLDLDQLWERAEPVLSLPPETVDAPEPVKSPAALLDAAGGRDAFERQLECPELVGRGPGSTPLVRDGPRLYLRRYWACERTIARVVQQRVDAAAQWRAQLDPATVRRWLDGLFGAPGGDGPDWQRVACAVAAGSGFSVITGGPGTGKTTTVLRLLALLQGLHGGALRIRLTAPTGKAAARLNASIAGAVDRLGLEELDGGAELRARIPTEVVTVHRLLGAGGGRRFRHHAGEPLAADVVVVDEASMIDVELMAALLEALPDGGRLVLLGDKDQLASVEAGAILGELCARADQGGYWPDTAEWLEAVSGQCIPSALIDPTGGGLDQHVVMLRHSHRFGADSGIGRLARAVNAGDQAAVEAWGYGHEGDLARVQLADGEQDPTLIHWAVDGGQTGLGYAAYLSDIQELRPGPDASAGEYAGWASQVLETHGAFQLLAALRRGPYGVEALNERLAAALRQRGLIRGEGAWYEGRPVIVTRNDYGLGLINGDIGIALRVPRFLVQSPEAGGAGEERQKVLRVAFRAADGSGRIRWVPPHRLESVETAFALTVHKAQGSEFRHAALLLPDRPSPVLTRELLYTGITRASQWFTLLEPQPAVLKAAVRQRTVRGGGLRAMLEAAG from the coding sequence GTGAGCGTGCGGGTCGATCAGGAGGCGATCCTCAGGTGGCTGCGTGAGGCCGAGGCGCTGGGCTGGCTGCGCCCGTTGGATGGGGCCCTGGCGGAGTTCCTGCGTGAGCAGGTGCCCGATGCGCCGCCGCTGCTGTTGCTGGCCGCAGCGCTGACCAGTCATCAGGCGGGCCGTGGGCATGTCTGCCTGGATCTCGATCAGCTCTGGGAACGGGCCGAGCCGGTCCTGAGCCTTCCGCCGGAGACCGTTGACGCGCCCGAGCCGGTGAAATCGCCCGCGGCACTCCTGGACGCCGCCGGCGGTCGCGATGCGTTCGAGCGGCAATTGGAGTGCCCGGAACTGGTGGGCAGAGGCCCCGGTTCCACACCGCTGGTCCGCGACGGACCGAGGCTCTATCTGCGCCGCTACTGGGCCTGCGAGCGCACCATCGCACGGGTGGTGCAGCAGCGCGTGGATGCAGCGGCGCAGTGGCGCGCGCAGCTCGACCCGGCCACGGTCCGGCGCTGGCTGGATGGGTTGTTCGGCGCGCCTGGGGGCGATGGCCCGGATTGGCAGCGGGTCGCCTGTGCCGTGGCCGCCGGCAGTGGTTTCAGTGTTATCACCGGCGGACCGGGTACCGGCAAGACTACGACGGTGTTGCGTCTGCTGGCGTTGCTGCAGGGGCTCCACGGCGGGGCCCTGCGCATCCGCCTGACGGCCCCCACCGGCAAGGCGGCGGCACGGCTGAACGCGAGCATCGCCGGGGCGGTGGATCGGCTGGGGCTGGAGGAGCTGGACGGCGGCGCCGAGCTGCGCGCGCGGATACCCACCGAGGTGGTGACAGTGCACCGGCTGCTGGGCGCAGGCGGTGGACGGCGCTTTCGCCACCACGCCGGGGAACCCCTGGCCGCGGATGTGGTGGTCGTGGATGAAGCGTCGATGATCGACGTGGAGTTGATGGCGGCGTTGCTGGAGGCCCTGCCGGATGGGGGCCGTCTGGTGCTGCTTGGTGACAAGGACCAGTTGGCCTCGGTGGAGGCCGGGGCCATCCTTGGCGAGCTCTGCGCCCGGGCAGATCAGGGCGGTTATTGGCCCGATACCGCCGAGTGGCTAGAGGCGGTCAGCGGCCAGTGCATCCCGTCGGCGCTGATCGATCCCACCGGCGGTGGTCTCGACCAGCATGTCGTCATGCTTCGGCACAGCCACCGGTTCGGTGCCGACAGCGGGATCGGGCGCTTGGCTCGGGCGGTGAATGCCGGTGATCAGGCGGCGGTCGAGGCTTGGGGGTATGGGCACGAGGGCGATCTGGCGCGGGTGCAGCTTGCCGACGGAGAGCAAGACCCGACGCTGATCCACTGGGCGGTGGACGGCGGGCAGACCGGCCTGGGCTACGCCGCTTATCTGAGCGACATCCAGGAACTGCGACCGGGCCCGGATGCCTCCGCTGGGGAGTACGCCGGCTGGGCCTCGCAGGTGCTGGAGACGCACGGGGCGTTCCAATTGCTGGCGGCGCTGCGGCGCGGACCGTACGGGGTCGAGGCCCTCAATGAGCGCCTTGCCGCGGCGCTGCGCCAGCGGGGGCTGATCCGAGGTGAGGGGGCCTGGTACGAGGGCCGACCGGTGATCGTCACGCGCAACGATTACGGCCTGGGGCTGATCAACGGGGATATCGGCATCGCCCTGCGCGTCCCGCGCTTCCTGGTGCAGAGCCCGGAGGCGGGGGGTGCCGGGGAGGAGCGACAGAAGGTGCTGCGTGTCGCCTTCCGCGCCGCCGATGGCAGCGGACGCATCCGCTGGGTCCCGCCCCATCGGCTGGAGTCCGTGGAGACGGCATTCGCCTTGACGGTGCACAAGGCCCAGGGTTCGGAGTTTCGCCACGCAGCCTTATTGCTGCCGGATCGGCCCAGTCCGGTGCTCACCCGTGAGCTCCTCTACACCGGCATCACCCGGGCCAGTCAGTGGTTCACCCTGCTGGAGCCGCAACCGGCCGTGCTGAAGGCGGCGGTGCGCCAGCGAACCGTTCGTGGTGGCGGCCTGCGGGCCATGCTCGAGGCTGCTGGCTAG
- the thiC gene encoding phosphomethylpyrimidine synthase ThiC, producing the protein MDSATTRPPTPDQTRDTSTCPLSQAVRERACAAAGPFPASHRVYLQGSRDDLRVALREIVQSPTQTPNGPRENPPLRVYDTGGPYTDPEAELDPARGIHPIRAPWIADRGTDACTQLDYARAGVTTPEMEYIALREGLSAEFVRDEVARGRAVIPANHCHPEAEPMAIGRHLKVKVNANIGNSPLSSGIPEELEKLIHAVRWGADTVMDLSTGEAIHETRAWLLRNSPVPIGTVPIYQALEKAGRPEDLTWEVFRDTLIEQAEQGVDYFTIHAGVRHGHVDLARGRLTGIVSRGGSIMAKWCSHHQAESFLYERFDEICEILARYDITVSLGDGLRPGSVADASDEAQLAELRTLGELTERAWARGVQVIIEGPGHIPMNQIEENMRLQSEACLEAPFYTLGPIVTDIAPGYDHITSAIGAAQIGWHGTAMLCYVTPKEHLGLPNADDVRTGIVTYKAAAHAADVARGHPGARDRDDALSRARYEFRWEDQFNLSLDPERARAYHDETLPKASHKEAAFCSMCGPRHCAMAISQEL; encoded by the coding sequence ATGGATTCCGCAACCACCCGTCCGCCGACCCCGGACCAGACCCGCGACACCAGCACCTGCCCGCTCAGCCAGGCTGTCCGAGAGCGCGCCTGCGCTGCGGCCGGCCCGTTCCCGGCCTCGCATCGGGTCTACCTGCAGGGAAGCCGGGATGATCTGCGGGTGGCCCTGCGAGAGATCGTCCAGAGCCCAACCCAGACCCCGAACGGACCGCGCGAGAATCCGCCGCTGCGGGTCTACGACACCGGCGGCCCGTACACGGACCCCGAGGCGGAGCTCGACCCGGCGCGGGGGATCCACCCGATCCGTGCCCCCTGGATCGCCGACCGCGGCACCGACGCGTGCACCCAGCTCGACTACGCGCGGGCTGGAGTGACCACCCCGGAGATGGAGTACATCGCCCTGCGTGAGGGCCTGTCGGCCGAGTTCGTGCGCGATGAAGTCGCCCGCGGGCGGGCCGTGATCCCGGCGAACCACTGCCACCCGGAGGCCGAGCCAATGGCCATCGGCCGCCATCTCAAGGTCAAGGTGAACGCCAATATCGGCAACTCCCCGCTGAGCTCCGGCATCCCGGAGGAGCTGGAGAAGCTCATCCACGCCGTGCGCTGGGGGGCCGATACGGTCATGGACCTATCCACCGGCGAGGCCATCCACGAGACCCGCGCCTGGCTGCTCCGCAACTCGCCGGTGCCGATCGGCACCGTACCGATCTACCAGGCGCTCGAGAAGGCCGGCCGCCCCGAAGACCTGACCTGGGAGGTGTTCCGCGACACCCTCATCGAACAGGCCGAACAGGGCGTGGACTACTTCACCATCCACGCCGGCGTGCGGCATGGCCACGTCGATCTGGCCCGCGGGCGGTTGACCGGAATCGTCTCCCGCGGCGGGTCGATCATGGCCAAGTGGTGCAGCCACCACCAGGCCGAGAGCTTCCTCTACGAACGTTTCGATGAGATCTGCGAGATCCTGGCCCGCTACGACATCACCGTCTCGCTCGGTGACGGCCTGCGCCCTGGTTCTGTCGCCGATGCCTCCGACGAGGCGCAGCTGGCCGAGCTGCGCACCCTGGGCGAACTCACGGAACGCGCCTGGGCGCGCGGCGTGCAGGTCATTATCGAGGGGCCGGGTCACATCCCCATGAACCAGATCGAGGAGAACATGCGGCTACAGAGCGAGGCCTGCCTCGAGGCGCCGTTCTACACCCTCGGCCCCATCGTGACCGACATCGCTCCCGGCTACGACCACATCACCTCGGCCATCGGCGCCGCCCAGATCGGCTGGCACGGCACAGCGATGCTCTGCTACGTGACCCCCAAGGAGCACCTGGGCCTGCCCAATGCCGACGATGTGCGCACCGGCATCGTCACGTACAAGGCGGCGGCCCATGCGGCCGACGTGGCCCGCGGGCACCCCGGGGCACGCGATCGTGACGATGCCCTCTCGCGCGCCCGTTACGAGTTCCGCTGGGAGGATCAGTTCAACCTCTCCCTGGATCCGGAACGGGCCCGCGCCTATCACGACGAGACCCTGCCCAAGGCGTCCCATAAGGAGGCGGCGTTCTGCTCGATGTGCGGGCCCCGCCACTGCGCCATGGCGATCAGTCAGGAACTCTGA
- a CDS encoding L,D-transpeptidase — protein sequence MGEVSNIPSSRWLSVDLLAQRLTLLEGETALGVYAVATGARGAGERNGSGGTPRGWHCVRARIGAGAPSGAVFVGRRWTGEVWTPTLHHDHPERDWILSRILWLSGLERGVNRLGAVDTMRRFIYIHGCPDSEPVGVPCSHGCVRMRNAAVIDLFDAVTGGTPVWIGPPWPTRPVPARAG from the coding sequence ATGGGCGAAGTGAGCAACATCCCGTCGAGCCGCTGGCTGAGTGTGGATCTGCTGGCGCAGCGGCTGACTCTGCTCGAGGGAGAGACGGCGCTTGGCGTGTATGCGGTGGCCACGGGCGCCCGAGGCGCCGGTGAGCGCAATGGCAGTGGTGGCACCCCGCGAGGCTGGCACTGCGTGCGGGCACGGATCGGTGCCGGTGCCCCGAGCGGTGCCGTCTTCGTGGGCCGTCGCTGGACCGGCGAGGTGTGGACACCGACCCTGCATCACGACCACCCCGAGCGCGACTGGATCCTGAGCCGCATCCTGTGGCTCTCCGGCCTGGAGCGCGGGGTGAATCGGCTTGGCGCAGTGGATACCATGAGACGGTTCATCTACATCCACGGGTGCCCGGATAGCGAGCCTGTTGGCGTACCGTGCTCCCACGGATGCGTTCGTATGCGTAACGCGGCCGTGATCGACCTGTTCGATGCGGTGACTGGAGGCACCCCGGTTTGGATCGGTCCGCCCTGGCCGACCCGGCCCGTGCCGGCCAGGGCTGGGTGA
- a CDS encoding 4a-hydroxytetrahydrobiopterin dehydratase, producing MSLTDKTCVPCQGGVAPMDRQQAEQMLVQVPEWSLDTDARMIYRRFKFRNFIDALSFVNRVTEVAEAEDHHPDILLGYGYAEVRIQTHKIEGLHENDFILAAKVDALGA from the coding sequence ATGAGTTTGACCGACAAGACGTGCGTGCCGTGCCAGGGTGGTGTGGCACCCATGGATCGGCAGCAGGCCGAGCAGATGCTGGTGCAGGTGCCGGAGTGGTCGCTGGACACCGACGCCCGCATGATCTATCGACGCTTTAAATTCCGTAACTTCATCGATGCGCTGTCTTTCGTCAACCGAGTCACCGAGGTGGCCGAGGCGGAGGACCACCACCCGGATATCCTCCTCGGATACGGCTACGCCGAGGTGCGGATCCAGACGCACAAGATCGAGGGGCTGCACGAGAACGACTTCATCCTGGCGGCCAAGGTGGACGCGCTCGGCGCTTAG
- a CDS encoding glycerate kinase type-2 family protein encodes MQEAEVAMGAERRNHREWLERWFQAALTAVDPARCLPPMLPEPGAGKTVVVGAGKAAASMAAAVEANWPGPLSGTVIVPYRHAAPTRSIEVREAGHPVPDEAGVAATQRLLGQLEGLEERDLVLVLLSGGGSALLTAPAPPLTLADKQATTRALLRSGAPIDAINTVRRHLSTVKGGRLALRAHPARVVTLLISDVPGDDPATIASGPTSPDSSTPEDARRLLDRYGVPCGTSVAEALDRAQLPPRPDDPRLRRVSCHVVAGAQAALQAAAQAARAEGMTPLVLGDTIEGEAREVARVLIGMGRSCRRWGAPVPPPCVLLSGGETSVTVRGSGRGGRNTELALAAALAAEGIPGFHLLCADTDGIDGSEDNAGAVVDPASLARARAHGLDPWAYLADNDSYGLFKAAGGLLHTGPTLTNVNDFRALLIP; translated from the coding sequence ATGCAGGAAGCGGAGGTTGCCATGGGCGCGGAGCGCCGGAACCATCGGGAGTGGCTTGAACGCTGGTTTCAGGCGGCTTTGACGGCGGTGGATCCGGCCCGATGTCTGCCGCCGATGCTGCCCGAGCCCGGGGCGGGGAAGACGGTGGTGGTTGGGGCCGGCAAGGCGGCGGCCTCGATGGCTGCCGCCGTCGAGGCGAACTGGCCCGGCCCGCTGAGCGGGACGGTGATCGTACCGTACCGGCATGCGGCGCCCACGCGCAGCATCGAGGTCCGGGAAGCCGGTCATCCCGTCCCCGATGAGGCCGGCGTGGCCGCCACGCAGCGCCTGCTCGGACAGCTGGAGGGACTGGAGGAGCGCGATCTGGTCCTGGTGCTGCTCTCCGGTGGCGGATCGGCGCTGTTGACGGCGCCCGCGCCGCCGCTGACGCTGGCCGATAAACAGGCGACCACGCGGGCGTTGCTGCGCAGCGGTGCGCCGATCGACGCGATCAATACGGTGCGTCGACACCTGTCGACGGTTAAAGGCGGGCGGCTCGCCCTGCGCGCTCATCCGGCTCGGGTGGTGACCCTGCTGATCTCCGACGTCCCCGGAGACGATCCGGCGACCATCGCCTCCGGTCCCACCAGTCCGGACAGCTCCACGCCGGAGGACGCGCGCCGGCTCCTGGACCGCTACGGGGTGCCCTGCGGAACCTCGGTGGCAGAGGCGCTGGATCGGGCGCAGTTGCCTCCGAGGCCCGATGACCCGCGCCTGCGCCGGGTCTCTTGCCACGTCGTCGCTGGCGCGCAGGCGGCACTTCAGGCGGCGGCACAAGCGGCGCGGGCGGAGGGGATGACGCCTTTGGTGCTCGGCGACACCATTGAGGGCGAAGCCCGCGAAGTGGCCCGTGTACTCATCGGGATGGGGCGTTCCTGCCGGCGCTGGGGCGCCCCGGTACCGCCCCCCTGTGTGCTGCTCTCCGGTGGCGAGACCTCAGTGACCGTGCGCGGCTCAGGCCGCGGCGGTCGCAATACCGAGCTGGCCCTGGCGGCCGCGCTGGCCGCCGAGGGTATACCGGGATTCCACCTGCTTTGCGCGGATACCGACGGGATCGATGGCAGCGAGGACAACGCCGGCGCCGTGGTGGACCCGGCAAGCCTGGCACGCGCCCGCGCCCATGGACTCGATCCGTGGGCGTACCTGGCCGACAACGACAGCTACGGCCTGTTCAAGGCCGCGGGGGGGCTGCTTCATACTGGGCCGACTCTGACCAATGTCAACGACTTCCGTGCGCTGCTCATCCCCTGA
- a CDS encoding CYTH domain-containing protein encodes MAQEIERKFLLVNDQWREYADAGQRMRQGYLVGAQRASIRVRVAGEYAWLNIKSATLGVERREYEYPIPLRDAEEMLAELCERPQIEKVRYEVPWAGHTWEVDVFEGDNEGLVVAEIELSDAEEAFERPPWIGEEVSDDPRYYNVCLIQHPFSQWAK; translated from the coding sequence GTGGCGCAAGAAATCGAGCGCAAGTTCCTGCTTGTAAACGATCAATGGCGTGAATACGCAGACGCGGGGCAGCGTATGCGTCAGGGTTATCTGGTCGGTGCCCAGCGCGCCTCGATTCGGGTCCGGGTGGCCGGCGAGTACGCGTGGCTGAACATCAAGAGCGCCACCTTAGGGGTGGAGCGCCGCGAGTACGAGTATCCGATCCCGCTGCGGGATGCCGAAGAGATGCTTGCAGAACTCTGCGAGCGACCGCAGATCGAGAAGGTGCGCTACGAGGTGCCGTGGGCCGGGCATACTTGGGAGGTCGATGTCTTCGAGGGCGATAACGAGGGGCTGGTCGTCGCCGAGATCGAGCTGAGCGATGCCGAGGAGGCGTTCGAGCGCCCCCCCTGGATCGGTGAGGAGGTCTCGGACGACCCGCGCTATTACAACGTCTGCCTGATCCAGCACCCCTTCAGTCAATGGGCGAAGTGA
- the moaC gene encoding cyclic pyranopterin monophosphate synthase MoaC, whose product MSDESSRDRDPASPLPHLTGSGEAHIVDVGEKPATRRVAVAEGWIRLSEAAFAALQAGELKKGDALGTARIAGLMAAKRTADLVPLCHPVALSHAEVTLTPETATHRVECRVRTETTGPTGVEMEALTAVQTALLTVYDMCKGLDRGMEIGGVRLVHKRGGRSGHWGDDPG is encoded by the coding sequence ATGTCCGATGAGTCCTCCCGGGATCGTGACCCCGCCTCGCCGCTTCCCCATCTGACCGGCAGCGGCGAGGCACACATCGTGGACGTCGGCGAGAAACCGGCCACCCGGCGGGTGGCCGTCGCCGAAGGCTGGATCCGGCTCTCGGAGGCAGCGTTCGCAGCGCTGCAGGCCGGGGAGCTGAAAAAGGGCGATGCCCTCGGGACCGCGCGTATAGCCGGGTTGATGGCGGCCAAAAGGACCGCCGACCTGGTGCCCCTCTGCCACCCCGTCGCACTGAGTCACGCCGAGGTGACCCTCACCCCGGAAACAGCCACCCACCGTGTCGAGTGCCGTGTCCGGACCGAGACCACCGGCCCCACCGGTGTCGAGATGGAGGCCCTCACCGCGGTGCAGACCGCCCTGCTGACGGTCTACGACATGTGCAAGGGGCTCGACCGAGGCATGGAGATCGGTGGCGTCCGCCTCGTCCACAAGCGGGGCGGACGCTCCGGGCACTGGGGTGACGATCCCGGCTAA
- the gpmA gene encoding 2,3-diphosphoglycerate-dependent phosphoglycerate mutase, with protein sequence MPKLVLLRHGQSIWNLENRFTGWYDVDLSDQGINEAREAGVALREAGIAPQVAYTSVLKRAIRTLWLSLAELDRMWIPEIKDWRLNERHYGALTGLNKAETAEQYGDEQVHIWRRSYDTPPPALDAEDERHPRHDPRYAGLDPQQLPGTESLKLTLERVLPCWEGEIAPALRQHDCVLIAAHGNSLRALVKHLDGLADDAIMKVEIPTGRPLVYELAEDLSVQRSYYVQD encoded by the coding sequence ATGCCGAAACTCGTCTTACTGCGTCACGGTCAGAGCATCTGGAACCTGGAAAACCGGTTCACTGGCTGGTACGACGTCGACCTAAGCGACCAGGGGATCAACGAAGCCCGCGAGGCCGGTGTCGCCCTGCGCGAGGCGGGCATCGCTCCGCAGGTCGCCTACACGTCGGTGCTCAAGCGGGCCATTCGCACCCTCTGGCTGAGCCTCGCCGAACTCGACCGCATGTGGATCCCCGAGATCAAGGACTGGCGGCTCAACGAGCGCCACTACGGCGCACTCACTGGCCTGAACAAGGCGGAGACGGCCGAGCAGTACGGCGACGAGCAGGTCCACATCTGGCGGCGCAGCTACGATACGCCGCCCCCGGCACTCGATGCCGAGGACGAGCGTCACCCGCGCCACGATCCGCGCTACGCCGGCCTAGACCCGCAACAGCTGCCAGGTACGGAATCGCTCAAGCTGACCCTGGAGCGCGTGCTGCCCTGCTGGGAGGGGGAAATCGCGCCGGCCCTCCGGCAGCACGACTGCGTGCTGATTGCCGCCCACGGCAACAGCCTGCGCGCGCTGGTCAAGCACCTCGACGGTCTGGCCGACGATGCCATCATGAAGGTGGAGATCCCCACCGGCCGCCCCCTGGTCTACGAACTGGCCGAGGACCTGAGCGTGCAGCGCAGCTACTACGTGCAGGACTGA